The Sparus aurata chromosome 12, fSpaAur1.1, whole genome shotgun sequence sequence TTCTTGAAAGTAGATGAAGTACAAACATTACTCAAGACAACATACAGCTGACACTGTGCGGTGTGTGTATACTGTAGAAGTAATTTAAAAAGGGGCCGGGCACTGCTGACTGTCTTGTTGTTTTATAATAAGGGCAGCTTTGGagtgtttgtttgcagtgaTTAATGAAAGTGCTGAGGGAGGTCAGCATCAGTAAGTGGGACGTGCCTGTGCGACATTCAAGTGCTGCACAAGGAGAACATGATGAGAAAAAGATCGATGTACTGCATAAGGCAGCAGAGTCTGTTCATTAGATACTTTAAGGTGTATTCACACCTATAGCTCTGTTCATCTGGTCGAGACATACAGGGGAGAAAAATGATCTATCGTTACATCTTAGTTCTGGTCAGGTTCCTGTTCACACTGACTGACTACCTCTCTTCGTTTGTTCATAAAAAAAGAGGTCAACATGATGTTATAAAGACTGATGGGTAAGTGATTGTACAGTTTGTGGCATCCTGCATCATCAGGAACCACATGCTTCTGATGTGCATATTTACTTATTTGGCGCAACAAAGAGCTCAACAAGAAATAAGGATATTgtgtacaaataaataaataaaaatgatattgCGTTTCCATTCGCGATTGTGATTAAAATTTGAATTTCTGCTGAAAAGACTACTGAAATGATGATTATATGGCATTTGTTGGGTCTGTACCAAACCAGGTTTTCTTACATGCTGCAATTTCAGTAATATTCTGATAGATAGTACGAAACTAATTATTAGTACTTCATCAGGGCAGTACTGCCTGATGTAGTACTAATGATTACTGCAAGTAAACTGGTAAATTTGCTTCACTCGCCGGCCACAAAATAAAATTTTTAACATTCGCTGTCATATTGGTTATGAATAATGACCAACAGGAGGAGACGGGATGAAAAGGCATCTTGTAAAGTAATAACACAGGGCTTAAAATGGTGGGTTTGCTGTCATATAAATAAATCAAGGACTACGGTGCAAGCACAGCAGTTTTAACAGTGTTAGACCCCTTAATCAGGGCAAACACCAGTGCCGACATGCATACATGTTCCCATGGTTGCCAAATAATTTTTACCCTAGTGCAGTGACCCTTCTGTATGTGCCGTTTGATTGTTTGGCCACTGGTATTGCTGATTGCAGCTTTTCTTGGGAATTGCTCATCATGTGTTTTTGCTAAACTACTGGACTTGGATTTATTTCACACTCGAGTAATAACCATTTAAGTTAACCACTGGTATTTGTACTGTCATAAATCTACTGAATTCTCTGTTGTCCATTCAAAACCACTGTTTATCTGGTTCCACTAAAAGCATCATTAACTACTGGTAAGCAACCATATCAGTAATTCAATATGAAGCCAGTGTGAGTGTAAGCATGCAGGCATGTGTATagtgtgtgaaatgtgaaatattctTGGGTAGAACTTACTCCAGCCCTTACTGACTCCACACATCCTGTGCATAATAAAATGGTGCCGCGTATGTCAATGTTGCTGAACAATAACAATTTagacagacaggacacacaCCTTGGTGTAGGCAGCTTCTGTCTCTGCGATGGTGCGGTCAAAAGTGGCGCGGGCAGCGAGCCTTTGCGTCAGGCTCTCGTTGACTCGGCTCAGCTTCTCTGAGAGGACTCTAATGTCGTGCTGCAGCCgatccttctcctcttcctcctgcttgATCTGACGGTTCAACTCCTCCCTCTTGGAGTGCAGGTCCTCTATACCTGATGGAGACAAAAATGTGGATCAGCTCAGGCCTGTGACAAGGGATCGTGCTATAACAGGCTCActagaacagaaacagaacagaagccAGAATTCACACTTTAATCTTCTCTCAGACTCAAGTATTTAACTTACTTTgtcaattattttattaattaactAATTCATTGTCTgatctgtaaaatgtaaaaaaataaaaaataaaaaaaaaaatgttcatctgTATTTCTCAAAGGCCAaaatgacatcctcaaatgtctggCCCACAGAACAAATATATTAGGTTTACTATGATAAAGGAGGTAAGAAAgcacaaaatattcacatttaagaggctggaaTCTGAAAATTAGCacattatatctttaaaaagCACTCAAGCCAATTACTCAAAATAATtggcaaaaaaatgtaataGTTGACAGATAATCAAGTAATCATTGCAGCTATTGTGACATTACTTGTGAAATCGAACTcttggactggactggactgacaGGACTGGAAGTACAGCTTTTGAAATATCTTAAGCCAGTTCAGTGTTAACCAAGCAAAAGTCATGGCAACACATTCGTTTAAGAGAATAAAGCCCTGCAACAGGCATTAAAAAGGCCACCCGCTGACCTGCAGTTAGGGTCTGCGAAGGGTTACAGTCTGATTTCCAGGCGAGAGCATAATCTGTATAGGTTAATCAGATTGTACAGTAGCATCCTATTTGCTGGTTAAAGTAGCTGGAAGGTCAAGAACAGTAACGTTACAAACAGATAAGAGCAGAGAACAGCATTATGACAGGGGCCTGACCTCCTGATAGACTCAATTTGTTTACAGATTGAGTAGCTACGTTTTGAACCAAGGATAACTTTATAttcaaaaacctgaaaaaagaagaacatgTTATCCAATTCAGTTTAACCTGTCTTTACTGACTACTTATATAGCACTTTTAGCGACTTTCCAAGAAAAAAAGTATGACTTACATTTGACAAGTTCATTGTTGTACGtctgcagagcagcagcttGTTGGGTCATGTTGGAGTTTAGCTAACGTCCACCGAAACAGCGTTATAGAGACTCCACCTCGGCAAATACACCGctcaagctaactagctacttGTTTTCTAAACTCTCTTAGCTTGTCATCTGTCTCCCTGCGATAAACGCGTCAGGGCTCAGACATATAACCCAAGATACTCCGGTAAGTGTTTTAAATGCGGTGCTCGAACATGGCGGGTTTCCCGGACAACTGAACTAAAGGTGCCACCGGTTATCTGACGGACCTACCGACGGCTCAGGACGCTTCTTCTCTTCTGAAGATACGTGCTTCACATCTAACTTGCTGCACTAGCGCCCCCTTTTGACCGTTAagcgctcttcttcttcttcttcttcttcttcttcttcttcttcttcttcttcttcttcttcttcttcttcttcttcttcttcttcttcttcttcttcctgctctgtTTAGTTCTATGGCGGGTTGACATCCATGCCACCTACTGGACTGTAAACAGCTTCACAGTGCAAActacactactcaaaatgagtTAGGGATATTTAAATGCTTCATATCTGAATTTTAGTTTTGTactttgtgaatatttttggtcccCCAAAAAGATGTGTATATTATATCTGAATTTCTCTAACACATTTTTTGAGTAGTGTATTTTTACTGCCCACTTAAAGGGACCCCATTCAcaacatggtacagtttataaCCCGGATCCAATTGTCTAAGTTGGTGCAAGTCTTTCAAATATCCTCTAGAAAGGTGTCTTGTGTTTAAtagcatttgaaaatgtatacCGTCAAGATTAAGACAAAAttggctttatttatcccacatcGTGGAAATTCACTCATTTTAACAGCTCGAGATGCAACaagtacaggaaaaaaagaatcagaaaaacatacataaagtcaaatataaaataaattgataaaaacaagatttaaaaagacaaacatcctCCCCTCACCCACCACCTCTATGGAATCCAGCGGACCGTCCAGGACAGAGCTGGCCCTCCTAACCAGTTTGTTTAGTCTCTTCCTGTCCCTGTCTGTGCTGCTAGTTGTGAAAGACCTCACATCATCAGGTAATTTGTTCCAGAGAACAGGACCACAGTGTAGCCTAACTCAAAACATCCTCTCAGCAAATCTGGATCCTGTTAGTTACAGTATACAGACACCATCCGAGGTCTGGACTCGTCCGGTCATAGCAGTGGTAGATGGAAAAGTAGCCAGCTTGGCATTATCATTCACTTAAACTATAAGAAAGGTACATTAAAAGTATAATCCAGGCattcaaaatgttacttttgtaaAATTTGGCCTACAGCAGGGACTATTGTAGGAACAATGCACGTGCACtgcttacatttttttcattttctgttttaaacGCATTAGGTCTACAAAAGTTTCTCACTGATAACATTTCCTCTTACATGGTCATTAGTCAAAGTTCTTCTTCCCCCTTTCTGTCCGCTTTGACCGTGTAAAATGATTTATCACAGAGCACATTATTTAAACATTAACCGGTAGTTGCTTCTGTATGATCAAACGCTCAATTTACACCGTTTCTATGTGCTGCCCATATAAATGTTTGTCCATAAATGTTTAAACATGTTAGTTTCATTCCAGTCATGAAGAAGTGAACAAAGAGAGGAAATCAGGGAAAACAAGCATCTGACATGAACACAGATGAGAATGACAAAGCAAATAAGGATCAGAGGAAGAGTTATTCAAGGAGGACGCCTGGTCGTGTAGCATAAACGTTAAAGCCCATTCCAACCAAATTTAATAGTAAGTGGGTGAAGATTAAACCACTCTTACTTcagcaaatcaaattaaatgattgttttatatatataaatatcgcccaaaatcacaatcacattgcctcagtggggtTAACTATCTGCAAAGTGaccaacatcctctgtcctcagaccctcgagtcaactgaggaaaaacttgccgcTAGttcagacttttttcttttcttttctttaaaaaaagttacaaCAGATATGTAACCATCAAGACTAGTTTGGTTTGTGTCTGACTAGTGGTTAGCTGCACCTCAAGCTTAACCATCGTTCCAATGTTGGGTTACAATGTACATCTCAGACCTTTATCACTATGCTCAATTTCACAAGGGAGTTCGTGTCAGTGTTATAGCGTAATACAATTAGAGTTCTGACAATAGTGTCATTATTACTGGAATAACTGGGGGCAGGGGGGGGGGCGGTCGCCCCCTCTCGTgacccaattgttgaaaaacgcgctctaaagtgccctcctgagagccaaaacgtgcgctaaagtgccctcttgggagccaaaacgtgagCTAAAGtaccctcttgggagccaaaccGCGTGCTagagtgccctcttgggagccaaaacgtgtgctaaagtgccctcttggcagccaaaacgcacgctaaagtgccttcttggttggcaaaacacactaaactgccccaatggctggttaaaacataatAACCCAATGACTGCCCTCTTGGGTCGCAAAAaagcgtgctaaagtgccctcttgggagccaaaacgtacgctaaagtgccctcttgggagccaaaacacaccctaaagtgccctcttgggagacaaaacgcgcgctaaagtgcccttcttttagcccctgcccttcaaaaagactgtgcacgccactgtacTTGAATCATGTCATTGCTGGATTCATAACCCACAGTTCAGCATAGTTTTACAGATGTGGCAGTGGTGGATCAATCTCTGATTATAAGAATGAGTAAATGAgtaaatatatgtgtataagtgagagaaaaaaagtgtcGCTAATGCATCCACACTACACAGCAGGCGTTTTGGCTTGTCATCATAGCAGGAACagcacaggtgttactaataaCACTAAAGATGGCTCTGTTCTAATTAAGGTGTCCCTGTTAGAAGTCCtgacagtgagccagcatgAACAataccctgaaactgaagcagctaaatggaattcattAATTCAGTTTGTTATATACACTTGTGCTTTTATTACTGTAAGCAAAATGTCTTTGACCAAAAAGGCccacacattaaaataaatatacttGTCCTGTATGTGCATTTTATGTTGCACATCCATGGATACCCCATCTTGTTTTAAAACTCTGTCTTTGAGGGAATTTCCTTTTAATCTGCTCCAGTAGTTATTTTCAGTCTCTACCAATCTCTCATAATTATGTTTAAAGCAGCTATCCTCTGTGGTCTGAGTGAAAatgaatgataataatatacTGAAATGTAGTTCCTTTCCATTTCAATCAATCCATTTGAATCTAAACTTTAATGCCGACATGGACCAGATGTCTGAAGTGATCAGAGGAGTGGAAATGTGTTCATTTAGTTACATTGCAATGGGACGATCGTGTGATTGAAATCAAAAGTCCAAAGCGGCTAAATGGATTTTGGGATGAGAGTTTTACCAAATGCTGTTTAGGGAGTTTGCATTGCAACATTTTTACAATCAGTGCACTATTTCAGGAGGCATCTCACCTGTTTACATTTATTCTGGAACCATAGAGACTTTAAAAATACAATCTATTCACCTTTAAACACCAATCTACAATGAGTTTAGCTTTTTACACGACCAAAATGATGACACTGTATGATGCAGATTAATCATATTTTAGTTGATTTATATGGACAAAACATTACTGCATCTGCCAGGCATATTCTGTGAGGCAGTTGTTCTGCATAGTCCAGTAAAAGTGTCCTTGATCATCATCAATAACAGCATTTGATTCTTTCTCCAGTGTTTGCTTTGCTACAGTAGGTTagtattttcaaaaaaaaaatggaattcagcactttttttttcttttaggtaTAAGATATTCAAAGCAACACTGTGTAACTCTTTGATGATTCTGGAGATAGATGGTTGATTTTTGATTCACAGGCTCAACATGTTGTTGCTCTAATGTCACTTCTAACAGTGAGAAAAACAGCTTTACCACCATGTATCTATGTACCacaagtatcaaaagtattaATTCAGCGGAAGGTTACTTTTCAAGGTGTACAAGTATTCATATTATAATGCTGTTGGATTGTTATTACTAATGCACCTATATGTTTAGTGGCAACTGGTCTGGTTCAACTTAAAGGACCAGTTCGTaagaaagtttatttttgaatttcaCTCCTAACTCGACGCTTTATAGGTGGGGTAGGCCGCCGTCACAAAGTGtaagtatttgacgagttgagaagtcttacaaattggacctttaaataaTTTATACTCTGTCGGATGGTTTAATCTACgaaacatgatttttttaatgggctaacaaaaaTGGACTCCGCTTAAGCTGTCAGGTAAATGTGGTGAAAGTGAAATAGTTAGCCTTACTGAAATTGAATGAAATTAATGAAAGTATGAGCGAGTAAGCTGACTTCAAAATTGTGGCTATGGAAccagagtaaatgtactcagttacctTCTGCCACTTATTACATTGAAAATGAACACATGCTCCCTGCTGCAGCTATATACACAATAACTAACCCATATGAATCATACTATAATTGGAGTCAAACATGGGATATGTTGTTGCACCTgttcttcctttcttctctgtctgttttgaGATCCTTGTCTTCTTGTTGTTTGGAGCAGAGTTCCAGTTTGAGGTGCCTCGAGCTTACTGGACTTCCTCGAGGTGTTTTGCGCTCCCTCCTAGGATTTTATTGTAAGGAAGGTGTCGTCCACATATCTGACCCTATGGCTAGATGCTTATAGAAGAAGCACTGAATTCAGCTCTCCAGTTCTTCCATATACAGTAGAGCGTAAGACACCAGTTAACTCACGGGGCATCTTCTGGAGAGGCCGAATGTATGTGAAAGAGGCAGTATTAAGGCAGAGGTCAAGTCCAGGTTTGAGGTTGGTTCTGATTAAGAAAGATGTCCTGTAGCAAGCTATCCTCACAGACTCCAACACTTGAGTAGTTGGTATAATTCTGAAGCATGAGGTAACATCATAAGACACAATGGTCCAGTTTTAGTTATAGTTTTAGTTATCTTTGATAAATAGCAACTACTATCCTCAGATGAAGGATTgacaattgtttttttattttcatttttactctATCCacggtgatatgttgtggtttctcccttgtgacaaatgtacttatggtaagttgctttggacaaaagtgtctgctaaatgccctaaatgtaaatgtgaatgtggtGAAACTTTGACAGAGCTCTTGGAGTTTGGGATGTGGTGTGCATTGTTACAAAAGgaactacattttttttattttttttaatgtacttgACAATGTTGTATGTTGATACATCTGAGTGAGCATCCCTCCTTGAGTATCTATAGTGCATATTTAATCCCTTTGTCTTTGTAGGCAGTCCACATAACCGTTTTTTGTAGCTGGGTTTCTGTTTTAGATGTAGTAGTGTCACTGAATAAAGTGGTCACTTTTGCATGGCAATCTGCTGATAGCAGAAATATGCATGTCCCTTGCCAGTAAGATGGTGATATCCTGGTCTACTCTACTCCAAATTCTTCATGGATTGTGAAGGAAAGAGAGCTTCTGTCATGGGATGCATAGCTGACACTTTCATGCTGAATTGCTCTGCCTCAGTTTCTGCCAAGTTGTCTCTGATGGCTGGTCTTGTAGCTTTGACAAGGTCTAAAACAAACAAGGGTGGTGCTAGTGTTAACCTTTTGGATAAGGCAACCTTCACCGGTTGGCTAGGTTCTTGATCCACTTGTCCAGAATGTCTTACAAGGCTAAATTACTAAATGTGTTGGGATAACTGTATTTCTTTCTCTAGATAGTTCCAGTAAAAGCATTTTTTACTGCTACAACGTACCATGTAATTTTAAACAATACTGTGTACCACTTTTGTGGTAACATTTGGGCGAAGAACCTCCCCTGTTTTAGCATAACAATGCTCCATGTGATCAAAGCCATGCAGGACTGTAACGAACTGGTTTTCCCCGTTTGGTGGGGAAGAACTTGACTGTCTTGCACAGAGCACTTGCCTCAACCCTCCATCGCTGACTGTGAGCCAGGCCTTAGTACCCAACGTCGGTGATAGACCACGCTAATGCTCTTGTGCTTGAATGGGAGCAAATTTCTGCAGCCAGGTTCCAAAATGGACATGATTTTCAGGTGTCAAAATACTCTCGGCCATGGAGTGTTGTGATCATAATAACATTTTTGGTGTCGATGGAGTCCAACCTCTTGTTTTGAATTAAGTGGTAGCGATAGTTGTGTTTGGATTTGGATAAAGGGCTGACATTCAAATCTGTAAAGAATGACTATGGCACCATTGTGTGTTGAATGGTGCAATCAGGCTTCTCACTGTCCCCTGTTCTGTTGCTTCTCACTGATTCGTCCCTGTCGTAACACATCACCCTGACATAAGAGGGCTATTATCATCAAAACTATTTTTAATATAACGGACAATATTATTGATAATCATACTCCCAGGTGTGGTATTACGCCGTCTGCGAATCAATAAATGTGACGTAATCGCGGGTGGGCGGAGTTTACGTCCAGGCACCATGGCTTCGGTTGGACCCGAGGTGAGTGTGTAAGCCTTATCTACACCGAGCTTGTTTTACTTTCGCACTGTTTTCATGGTCTTGGAGAAGGTGTTTCGCCCCGGCGGCCAGAAACGGCCCTGTAAACCGGCGAATTGACGGTGTCGATGTGTGGTTTAGTCGTAAATTGCCCGCTGCCAGCCTAGAGTCTCTTGCTTTTGTGCTGGACCGGAGGGCAATTGAATGTGCAGGAAGATGCTGCGCCCCGGAACATGAATGATTCGTGCGGGCGCGTTGTGATCTATGCTCCGGTGTGCGCTCATACATTGTCCAGGCTCCCGTCACTGTCCTGCTTCTGTCCAGCTTTAGCGGttcaaaataaactgcagaaagATATGCATGCGTTTTCAGGCGATATTATTTATGGTTTTAGCGCTTTTATCTGTCACCGGCTTCATGATGGCTAATCTGTACACTGatggttagctagctgctagcagcCGCGCTAGTTAGCAGACTGTGCACACTTTCTCAGTTCCACACAAAAACTGATTTTTGTGATGAACAAATTCTCTAAATGAGAGCGGCAAGTCGTCTTTATGTCATTTAGAACAGTAGGACTGAGTACCTGTCTGATAATGTTGTGTTTCCATACGCTGGGAAGTCTGTTAGCTACATGATAATTGATGCAGTCAAATGAAGGCAACATTGGCAGTGCTTCTTACAACCTCCCACTGTAAACATATGGCGCCAGCTCTTCAGCCGGCTTTGATGCTCTTtccatgattattttttcacattaaacTTTCATCGATAATAATATTCCTGGTGCAGGCTTGGCTTTGTTAGCCATCTGCAGTTATTGTCACGGCTTTAAATCGGTACAAACCGGTGAAGTGCCCGCTTTAAGAAGTGGCATTGTTGCTTTATTGATGTTTCATCAGTAAAGTTGGACTAAAAGGATCGATCGCCTGTCTTCAGTGACACAAAAGTGTACAAATGTATCAGACATTCagtctttgtgtctttttttttcttcatgtgagCGATAGGATGCGGTGTTGTTCGGCAGAGGTCGCTCGCACAGCGCTGAGATGATATCTGCTCAGCAGTGCTGAGAGTATCATGAAGTGAAGCAGAGAAAGGTGTGGGGCACTGAGCTATGCAGCCACTTCCGTTTGCACTCACGACTTCGTCTTGCGTTATTTGTTGATCCATTTTCCTGATAGAAACAACGGCCTCTGAGGGTCAGTTCATcctcttaattaaaaaaaacaaacattcctCCTCCCATTTATCTCCAAAGCTGTCAAGCCATACAGATAGTTTCGGTTTAGTGTGTTGAAATATTGGTGATGTTgaatctctccctcctccaaaAAACAGTGGATGTGAATGAGTTTTCATTGTACTCAAAGCATTTAAAGATTACATTTAACCGTTATGTGTACTTAGAAAACCATGCACCTGAAATCCACCACCTTGAGTTTTTACCTTGTACCAAAATCAGAAGTTGAAACGAGTGCTAGATATTTACTGCTTGAAattacaaagaaagagaaaaaagagtaACTTCCTGTGTGACAGTCCTAGTTTGAACAGACATCATTTACATTGTCCAGACAGATAGCTGTTGCCTACCCAGAGGCCGATTAGTAGGACATTAACAGCAAGTcctttcacaataaatgttCAGTACTCGGTTTAATGTTCAACCTCCAGGTGACACAATTTGTGATTCCCATCCCAATTTGTGATGTCCGTtatcatattttaaaaacaaaaggtttAGCCTTCAGTTTGACGTAAGCTAGCGCTGATTAAATGGCATGCATAGCTGTGCCTTATATCAAACAGGTGTTTCTAATTTACTTGTCCCTCGGAGTACAGTGAGTGGCTTTCATTCAGCATTCAGTTCATGTGAGCCCAAGCTGAGCTTTGGGTTCCTGTTGCTGAAGTACAGTGTTGAGGTGAAATGGCCGTTATTGGCCTTGTGACAGATGCCTCTCAGGAAATGTCACGCTCTCTCAGGCATCTCCATAGAATTCAATCGGTATCATAGTGACGTCACATGACGCgttacaaacaaaacattttaggagAAGATACACCAgtcatttattatcattttacagCACAAACATGTAGTTGGTAGTCCCTTTATGCTACCGGTGAAAAGATAAATTATACGGATGGACTCATAATAGtctgaagaaaaaaagcttatacttctgtatcttttgccagacagcagcagggtgaacacactgtggctgtgcagacatctcacttcacctAATTGCAGCTAATTACCAGTGATACctgctgcagagccttcctgtcctgggccgtgcATGAACCAAGcctgtgatgtttccagtcaggatgctttctgttgctcctctgtaaaagttgacaaGAACATGACACGGGGATTTCACTTTCTTGATTTTCCTTAAGAAATGCCCAATAATCTCAGCTTTAGCTGcttggagaaagcatttgaCTGATGAGAGCACTGGAAGCAGTATAACTGTCGGAATAGATACAACATCAGCTCTCTACATGGCTATCTAGCTACCACTACTCCATCCatgaaaaactgtgaaaaagtCTTCATACACTTCCTGGCCACTTTACTAGATAAACCTGCTATACTGCTCAATAAAGCAAATATTTAATCAGCCATCTTGTTGTGTCAACTCAGTGCAGTTAGGCATGTTTACATGGTGAAGACACTTTTCACGCACAACCATCTCAAGGgtttactaaaaataaaataagattaataaaaaaaatccagtgaGTAGCAGTTCTCTGGGAAAAAGTGCCTTGTTGATGGCAGAGGTCAGAGGGGAGAATGGTAGGACTGGTTAGAGCTGATAGAACGGCAAAGTAACCACGCGTTACAACTGAGGTATGTAGAAAAGCAACTCTGAACGCAGAAAGCAGAACTACGAAGCAAATGGGCTGAAGcaaaaagacaacacagagtTCAACTTTTGTCTGCTAGGAACAGGAAATGGGCTACAGTTAACTGGCTACCTCCAACAGGATAACGTACCCTGTCTCAAAGCTCAAATCATTTGACTGTACTTAAAAGGCCTCCACAGTCACTAGATCTTAATCCAGTAGAGTACCTTtgaggaggtggtggtgtggTGGAACAGGATATTTGCATTATGGAAGTGCATCCAACACATCTGCAGCAATTGCTTGATGTTATCATGTCAACATGCACCAAAATCtctgaaaaatatttttgcaaGAATTAAGGCAGTTATGAAAACACTAGGTGGTCCAACCTGCTAGTAGCTAAGGGCTGTATTACTGTCTACCTTTCAAGCAGTTGATTGATGCCCAGCAAGTTAATTCCAAATCTTTTTTTACATGCATATTGTTGCCTTCAGGGCTTATCCCACCAGTAGATTTACATACAgtagcaacacacacacacatgcacacacacacacacacacacacacacacacacgctcaccaTTCAGGGTTTCTTTTGACTGTCCCTCAATATTACAACAGCATCTAACAAGAACACAATGTGCGGCTGAATTAGTGAAGTCAAGGGAAAAAGGTACATTTCTGCTCATTTATCTGAGAatatttaaagtaaataaataccAAGAAATGTAAAACGAGGACTGCACAGCACTGCTTATTGCCAGTGGGCTCATAACATCATCATGTCATGCATATGCATACTGACGAGGCTAATATACTGGTGTTTAGAGGGAAATGCTTACATGAGTTGAGAATCACACAGTAACTCACGCTACAATACAATTCATGATATGCCCATGATAATGATAGTGTTACAAAACAGGAATTCTTCCATAATCAATACATTGCAAGATAATAATCTAACGATACATTTCGATAACTGTCTAATTGAAGAAT is a genomic window containing:
- the ssna1 gene encoding microtubule nucleation factor SSNA1, with the protein product MTQQAAALQTYNNELVKCIEDLHSKREELNRQIKQEEEEKDRLQHDIRVLSEKLSRVNESLTQRLAARATFDRTIAETEAAYTKILESSQSLLSVLKQEAGNLSKATEPRRKEH